The genome window GATAGAAAAATGCCTCCCCGAAGAGGACGACGTGCTCGAGGGCCAGGGCTCACCGTGGCCCGGCTTTGTGACTTTTATGAAGGACTACATGGTCTTCTGGCGCGACGTCGACTATGATGACCTTTTGGGTGCGCACACGTTGCTCAGTGGGCTGGTAAAGTAAGTCACCGATGAGAAACCCTCATCAGCTCTGTTGAAGCAGATCTCATGGTCCTCGACCGCGCCTTTCATAGTCAAAGCAGCAATAGGCTAACACCCACACAGCTCCTGTAGTACCGCCTTTGCCCACCCTACCTATGGAGGTATGCTACTAAAGACGGCAATTTCCCTCTGCGAGTCCCTGTCGCGCCTGACAATGATGTTGTCAAAGCGTCCGGATCTTACGCGCAACATCCGTAACGTCGACGCCGACGACCGCAAGTCCATTGCCGAATCCTCGGCTGAGATCATTCAAAAGATCTTCACCACTTGCCTTACGGACCGATCCAGCGCGCGGTACAGCAAGCCGGAAGGCAAGAAGGTTGGCGTTTACATGTTCGCCAACCTAGTGCTAAAGCTCCTCTTCGCCGTGTGTCTTCAATTTCCCTTCCCAAAACTCCGAGCGCGTTGACTGATGGATGCCTACAGTGTCGGAGAACGCATCTTGCGAAACAAATATTCACAAATATCTCCACAAACTCGCCGCCATTATCGTTCTATCCGGCATCACAGCGCGTCAACTTCCTCTACTACCTAGGCCGCTTCAACCTCGCAAACTGTCACTTCCTCCGCGCGGCGCTCTGTCTCGAAGAGGCCTACCTTCAGATCCCACCACCACTCACATCCCATCGCGCCCTGGTCCTCAGTTACCTCGTCCCTTGCAACTTCTTGCTGGGCCGTCTACCCTCCCAGCTCCTGCTCTCTCGCCCTGAGGCATCAGCCCTCGTACCAGTCTACCAACCACTGATTCAAGCGATCCGCAAGGGAGACTTTGTCCTCTTCCAACAGACGCTGGCCCAGCACGAGAAATACCTCTTTGATAagggcctcctcctcctcctcacccATCGCCTCCGACCTCTGCTCTGGCGCTCACTCTCCCGCAGAACATTCCTCCTCACCTACGCTCCGGGCCAAGACGACGCAAACCCCTCCAACACAAACCGACGCGCCGCCACAATGGACCTCGCGGACCTTCACGCGACGTCCCGGTACCTCCAACACCGCCTCGAAGGCTACATCCCCTCCAAGTCGCCCTCCTCCTTCGCGCCGTCGACAGCGTCCCCCGCTTTCCTCAAAGCAGTAAGCCACGACGCGGCCTCGACGCTCGTCCCGCCGCCTGGCGGACCCAAGAAGCTGCGCCCCAATGAGGGACTGGTCTGGGGTAACTCCCCCGTGGAGATGGACGACGTGGAGATGAACGTCTCGGTGCTGATCCAGCTCGGCTTCATGCACGGCTTCATTGCGCACTCGCAGGGGAGGTTCGCCGTCATGGGTGCCACGAAGAAGAGTCCCGTGTTGGCCGGGTGGCCGACGCCGTGGACGGCTATTCGGGAGAGGCAGTACGAGGAGGATTTGGATTTGGATCATGTGCCTGGGTGGGTGAAGGGTTGAAACGAGGCAATCGGTGCGGGCTTATCTCAAGTAGCGAGCTCGTAAAGCGCTTTTAGTAGATACAGAAGTTCAACGATCCATGGAAAAGCAGAAATGATACCCTATTCGCATCTACAACTGGACATTCGCATGCTGAGTTTGATGGCTTCAACTGATAATTTCAAAACACACTCCTGAAACTGATTACCTGGGCAAGGTTCGGCGAATGACATTCTGATACTGATGGTCTGTCTTCATGCAAATCAGACCGTAGCAAGGACTCGTGTCAAGTACTGTGTAGAGcttccttaataagtaggagcACCAACGTTCGACAGCATTCTCTTATCCCTGTGTTGTTTAGGGGTGTTTGGATCAGTGGCTGAGGTGGGATCGCAGGCCAAGATCGATATCAACACATCAACCAGACAGGCGAGAAGGACGGCAAAGAGTATCGATGTCCAGTTCAGCTCACTTTGAATcgatataaagaataaattGCAACGCGAGAATGGACACGCCACTAGAAATGCTCACAGTTTACGGGTATGTAGTTCAGTCTTTGTTCTCGAAATCTATCTATAAGGTATCATGGGAAGATAGAGACATGCTTGCAGCGCAGTTGAGGACGAAGGTCAACGACACATCAATCTGAAAACCACAACCAGACGTCGATAGCAACACAAAACACCGTTCCAAAGTACCCAACGCCAAGCGACCAAGCCATCCGCACGTTACGTCCAAGGTAGATAGCCATCAATCCAGCACCACACACAAGAAGCCTTCTTCACCACGACCCAAGAAAGGGGCCGCAAGCAATGAGAATAAAACAAAAGAGCATTCTCAATAGAGAAAGGTAGGTTCCAAAGATTCCCCAGCTGACCCAGGTCAACTAGGAGACAAGccaaactattaaaatacttctcAACCAGCAAAAACGCCATCTAGGACTGATCCTCATGGATACGCGAAATGCCCTTGCACTCGGATGAAGAAgaaaggaaagaaaaagagatTTGCAAGATGGGCGTAGTAGAGGGGGTTCATATAGGTTTATGTCACTTCAAGTCCACAAGGTCGGGTAGAGAGACTGCGTTTGGCTTTCCATCAAGGTAAAGTAAGCTGCACTAGGTAGGAAGGAACCTTGCTTTTGGCCTCAGTTGCCTGCCTGCTCTAGATGGACTACGCAAGGTGTGAGGATTACATCGCCCTGAGAAGAACTGGCCTTGATAGGTTAACAGATACTTTACCCAAATAACGTCTTTTTCCAAAGACTCAGAATGACGTAGACTGCAGATTTCGAAATCTGATACATCTTCGCATTTTCCCCATAAGTTATCTTATTAACAGTAGGTTGTGGTAAATTCGCCATTCGAGCAGCAACAATgcgaggaggagggcgaTGTAGTCCTCACATCGCGGTGCCACACTGCCCGTGCCACACCTTCCCATCTCGACGCCTCAGTCCCCACTCGGACCCGTTAGGTCGTTCAGGGGAAAGGGAAACCACTGTCCGCTGATGGATTGAGAGCTGTCAGCACCCGCCCGTACCCCCCGGTACGTACCCACACCCGAAGCTCCGTGGCCGCCGACTTCAACATCTCGAAACTTGAAGCACGCGCGCGGGGATCTGAAGTAATCCACGAGTCCGACATGCGAAGATCGCCGACGTCGCCAAAATGCTCTCATTCATCCTGATCCAGAATCGCCAGTACGTCCAGTCAATTCCAATGCGGAACGTGTAATAAAAGGGTCTCTCGCTGACATATCCCCCCCTTTCGCGCCATCCAGGGGCAAGACCCGTCTCGCGAAGTGGTACGCACCCTACAGCGACGATGAAAAGATCAAGATGAAGGGCGAGGTACGACATCCGCCCAATCCCAATCAGACCGACCATTCCGTATCACACATATCCTAACAACCTCCCCCCCGCGTAAACAGGTCCACCGCCTCGTCGCCCCCCGAGACCAGAAATACCAATCCAACTTCGTCGAGTTCCGCAACAACAAGATCGTCTACCGCCGCTACGCAGGGCTCTTCTTCTGCGCCTGCGTCGACACAAACGACAACGAGCTCGCCTTCCTCGAGGCCATCCACTTCTTCGTCGAGGTCCTCGACGCCTTCTTCGGCAACGTCTGCGAGCTCGACCTCGTCTTCAACTTCTACAAGGTCTACGCCATCCTCGACGAGGTGTTCTTGGCCGGCGAGATCGAGGAGACGAGCAAGCAGGTCGTGTTGACGAGGTTAGAACACTTGGATAAATTGGAATAAAGGGGAGTCTGGCTGTGTGTTGGTGTTGTTGGGGAAGGGAGGGGAGGTGGGATTGCCGGCACGGTACGGTGTTGTAGAAGACTGGATTGGGTCACGCTACTCTCAGTCTGAGGCTTAATCACGTTTGGAGACTGGCGGACTTCTGCACTGTCATATATGGGCGTATGGGTTGGCCGGAGTCTGGAGTTTCGTCAAGAGCGATACCTACGCGACTGGCTGCAATGTCAATTGGCAAACTTTTGATTTCGTGGGAATAAATACTATGTAAGGAATTTCAGGGACAACCTCCCCTACTGAAATCATGAAAACTGTGCATCATCTTCTCTCTCACGAATCTCGACCCAGCTGTTCTTGAAGAACCCTGCTGGGCAAATCTTGGAGGAGATGATGTGACTAGATGCTTGGGAGCATCCTAGATACACCTTCGGCACCTTAGATAGATAACCCCGTCGGCAAATGTGACCTGGTTGCACATCCATCCGAACGCCCAAATGCAAAATACCACGGAACCACCCAAAGGCCCAAAGAAAAGCCCTCTGGTCCCCAGTCCCGAGGAAACATAACTCGGGCGAGGCTTCAGAGGCAAACTTTTGCCCAAGTTATGGAACGCAATCCAGACGCATgggaaagaaaagaagaaaaagccgACGGCCGAGCTCGGAAAACACAAGCTGACCTCGCGAATGGTAAAGAGGTGGAAGAGCTGGCTTCTTATCATGAGCCAAGGTGTCTTGGCAAATGGTAGATCCGCAGCTCCAAAGTCGACGAAAAACAGATAAGAATGTTAAAGGTACGCAAATTGGTGCCGGGTTTAGAACAGAAGTATCTGGCCGATCATAGCCAGACCGGGACGAACTGGAACTAGCTGAGCAGCCATCGAATGCAAGGCTACTCATCTATTTTCGAGGTGGCCGAGTGTTCCTCCTCCGGCTCCCAAGCCTCATCAATCTCAATAGCGGTGCGTCGGCGAGCAATATTGACGTAAACGTTCTCGTGCCGCCTGCTTCGGAACAGAGCCAAGACGTGAGGATCGTACGGAGAACCTCTATGAAGAGGCTTCAAGGTTTGTAAAGGGATAATAACCTCCTCCGCATGAGATGAGCCATGGTTCACCTCGATGGGGGTGCTTGGAGCCTGACCCATCTCGTCAGGGGCATCTCCCATGGAAGCATCGTCGTTGTCGGTGTTGCCATTGTAGTAATCATCAGAATCGAGGTTTCTGGGCATGATAATTTCTTCCTGGAAAGTCGCAGACGGCGGAGAAGCGGACTGCATGACCATACTTCCATCGTTCGACTGAGTGGTAGGCATGATCTCGAAGGCACCTGGCTGCGCTCGGAAGAAAAGCTCTCTTCCTAACGCCGCGAAAAATTCGTCCGACTCCATGCTTGCTTGCTTCCACAGCGAGTCAGTTACTCTTCCAGGCTCCATGTCTTCGGCTGAGTCTAAAGCTCCGCCTTTGTCCACGGGAATATTCTCGGATGCGCCAGCTGGCTTCGTTTCTGTGCCGACGTCCAAGTCTTTCTTGGCAGCTCCAAGGCTCTGCATAGTTCGGCCCACGAGAGCAGATTGGTGTTTCTCTTTGGGAGGCATCTCAACGTCGTCCCAAGGGAGACCGCCAGCAAAGGGGTGTTCGTGCCGCTGTCTCTTCGCCGGTCTTTCGATATCGTCCCAAGGAGAGAGTCTGCCGTCAGTGTGCCGTTTGGTCAGGCGGGATCGAAGCTtcgcctcttcctcgtcaaaTTCTCTATCTAGACTCTGCTCTATGGCTTTTTTCAGGCCCAAGGCACCAGTTCTCTCCGATTCCTTAGGACGATAGGCAAGATTGAGATGAGAATGCTCATCAGAGCGGAACGTATCGTCAAGACGGCTGGAAGTATCAGGACGGTACGTATCGATGAATTGACGAGTGTCGTTGGGGCGATAAGTGTCAACGCGTTGGCGTGGTCTCTCGGGACGGCTACTATCGTCCGCAAGGTTCAAGTCGATAGGGCGATAAAAGTCCGAACGAAGTCGATGTCCGAGTGGTTGAGAGTTGCTTCCAGACTGACGAGGACCTACACTGAATTTTTGGAAATTCAGTGATTCGTCTTGGTCGCTGTCAGGGCTAGATTGCAAAAGTCGGGCTCGCTCCTCATTCATATAGCGTCCATTGATGCTGGAACTTTGGCTGAAAGATCTGGAGTGACTGCGCTTTCTCGATGAGCTCTGTCTCAGGTCTTCGCTCGATATCGCCGTGTTCCGAGACCGTTGTCGGAGGGAAGCAGTGGAAGTGTTGGCCCTCTTCTGAGGACAATCCTGGATAAGGTGATCTCTACACTCTCCGCAGATGTGGCAGACGTACTTCTTATGAAGAAGAGGCTTGGTCGAGGGGCAGTGCTGAATGAAGTGACCTGTATTGGCAAGTCCCTCGTTAGTTTTCCGACGACAATCTTCTTGGCTTCATTGTCAGCTACCTGGTATTCCGCAGCGATTGCATACGTAGCCAGCATGAGGCTTCTGCTGGTTCAAAGACAAAGTCTCAGGCGATCGGTCAACGAGCTTCCGCCGACGACTGGGACGGGAATCTTCAGCGTCAGGGCGTATGTTTCCCGATTTCCGAACTTCGGGGACTGGCTCGCTCGCTTGGGTGTAAAGTCCAGCAGGTAGGGGTGAATATGGCAGGCGCGCGGCCAAGGCTGCCTCTTTTGTGGCAGATGAGTTCTTCACCTTGTGGTGGACACCACGCAATTTGTAGTTGATTTCGATGTCCCGTCTGGCAAGGTTGAAGGTCCGCTTATCCTGAGGTCGGTCTCTGAGGTAGTCTTTTTTGTGCTGGTTGAAGGCGCTGAGCACAAGATGCTTTTCGTACTTCCTAGAGCTGAGGTAGTCGCAGGCATCTCGAATGACCCTGGAAGAGGCTGTGTGATCTGTAAGGCCCAGAAAAGGAGTCTTCCTGGCAAGCCACTTCGTGTAAAGTTCCAGAAGTGTCTCGTCATCAATGTCCTTTGAGTGTCGGTGAGTCAATTCCCACTCGATATCTCTTTGGTTCAGGCTGTAGAACTCTCGAGGGTGCATCCCAAAGATGAGGAGCTTTAGATTCGTCATCTTTGTCCGCTGCGGAAGTGTTGGGAAACTCTTTGCCAAAGGTCGAGATAGAAAATTGGTCTTTCAGAGGTGAGGTTGCTGCGAAGTTCCTTGCTCCTCTTGGGATTCTCCTGGCTCCTTCCGAAGCTAGAAATTGACTGAATATGGAAAAAGACTAGGTCGGAAAGCAGTGCACAGAGCAAGGCCTGCTGTGGAAGAAGTGGACTTTGAACGGAGTAGCAAAAGACCGTGATGAGATTGGGGGGGAAAAGCTCATTCAGGAGCCGCTTTGCTCTGAAATGTGTTGAGAATATCGTCAATATAGTGGACTTAGGGGTGGTCGATGACTGAATCCATTAGTTGTTGTGAACGGAAGGCTCGTTCGGAGCAGGCCCCGGTACGAGATAATGACAGGATAGGGGTTAGTAGACAAGGCAGATATGCTCAGTGAAGAAGGCCTCCAAGGACACGGATCGAGCCTTCTCCAATTTGATGGACTGTCTAGGTACAGTCAAGACCGCCTTCCTTCAAATTCGTTCTTGACCCTGGCGAGGTAATTGCTACACTCCTTTCCCCCCTACATGAACCGTTTAAGTAGATACTGGAAGCTCTATTTCGGGACACGATCCCCTCTTGCTGGTTGCTTACCGTATGTATCAACATCAAAATCGGTAGACTGCCGTCACT of Colletotrichum lupini chromosome 8, complete sequence contains these proteins:
- a CDS encoding AP-2 complex subunit sigma, translating into MLSFILIQNRQGKTRLAKWYAPYSDDEKIKMKGEVHRLVAPRDQKYQSNFVEFRNNKIVYRRYAGLFFCACVDTNDNELAFLEAIHFFVEVLDAFFGNVCELDLVFNFYKVYAILDEVFLAGEIEETSKQVVLTRLEHLDKLE
- a CDS encoding PCI domain-containing protein, translating into MYGSTQRARTLVPRTPKNPPLLTSPCLARALSPWTFNFTTTRKDSSPLLSRFAASPRSPNEASLLALFNSVPTMSLLIQFLSQIRTFVRAQNIDELRNWLLVEPNANQQYHALANELRTQFRSSRHGSNGTSSTALESTIEKCLPEEDDVLEGQGSPWPGFVTFMKDYMVFWRDVDYDDLLALLKQISCTAFAHPTYGGMLLKTAISLCESLSRLTMMLSKRPDLTRNIRNVDADDRKSIAESSAEIIQKIFTTCLTDRSSARYSKPEGKKVGVYMFANLVLKLLFACRRTHLAKQIFTNISTNSPPLSFYPASQRVNFLYYLGRFNLANCHFLRAALCLEEAYLQIPPPLTSHRALVLSYLVPCNFLLGRLPSQLLLSRPEASALVPVYQPLIQAIRKGDFVLFQQTLAQHEKYLFDKGLLLLLTHRLRPLLWRSLSRRTFLLTYAPGQDDANPSNTNRRAATMDLADLHATSRYLQHRLEGYIPSKSPSSFAPSTASPAFLKAVSHDAASTLVPPPGGPKKLRPNEGLVWGNSPVEMDDVEMNVSVLIQLGFMHGFIAHSQGRFAVMGATKKSPVLAGWPTPWTAIRERQYEEDLDLDHVPGWVKG